Proteins found in one Actinomycetota bacterium genomic segment:
- a CDS encoding AAA family ATPase, whose product MENLRIIKLEAENFKRLRAVEITPDGNMVVISGRNEQGKSSVLDAIWSAIGGKAGSDGLSRPIRDGEETAQVTVDLGEIIVTRKWTAKASYLTVENRDGAVFKSPQSMLDELVGQISFDPLAFSQMKEREQRETLLALVDLGLDLNEWERRYGDLYSERAEVNRAVKEDEGAAAKLPAVPEDTPDEEVSGQIVLDEMQAAQEIKAANDRKRQHLEALQNEARDKERDLNEARGKLEELKNAVEEQEILVLALLGEIDSKDNAAASLAVEIEDLEDPDLSVFQDKLARLETVNANVRVKQQRRDLEASAAEHRARSKEFTDRIKALEQEKADALAAANMPIADLGFDAEGVTYKGVPFSQASGAEKLRVSLAIAMAMNPTLRVIRIKDANDLDSTNWQLIKDMVSEKDFQCWCEVVDETGKLGVCIEDGAVSKQLNELEAK is encoded by the coding sequence ATGGAAAATCTCAGGATTATCAAACTCGAAGCTGAGAATTTCAAGCGCCTGCGGGCCGTGGAGATCACCCCCGACGGCAACATGGTGGTAATCAGCGGCAGGAACGAGCAGGGCAAGAGCTCGGTGCTGGATGCCATCTGGTCTGCCATCGGCGGCAAGGCGGGCTCTGACGGCCTCTCCCGGCCCATCAGGGACGGCGAGGAGACCGCACAGGTCACAGTCGATCTAGGTGAGATCATCGTCACCCGCAAGTGGACCGCCAAAGCCAGCTACCTGACCGTGGAGAACCGGGACGGGGCGGTGTTCAAATCGCCCCAGTCCATGCTGGACGAACTGGTGGGCCAGATCTCCTTCGACCCGCTGGCATTTTCGCAGATGAAGGAACGGGAGCAGCGTGAGACGTTGCTGGCCCTGGTCGATCTCGGACTGGACCTTAATGAGTGGGAACGTCGCTACGGTGATCTTTACTCCGAACGAGCCGAGGTCAATCGCGCCGTCAAGGAAGATGAGGGGGCGGCCGCCAAGCTGCCGGCGGTCCCGGAAGACACTCCCGATGAAGAAGTCTCCGGGCAGATCGTGCTCGACGAGATGCAGGCGGCTCAGGAGATCAAGGCTGCCAACGACCGGAAGCGGCAACATCTGGAAGCTCTACAGAACGAGGCGCGCGACAAGGAACGTGATCTCAATGAGGCCCGCGGAAAGCTGGAAGAACTCAAAAACGCTGTCGAGGAGCAGGAGATACTCGTGCTCGCCCTCCTCGGCGAAATTGATTCCAAGGACAACGCAGCCGCAAGCCTCGCTGTTGAGATCGAGGATCTGGAAGACCCAGACCTTTCAGTATTCCAGGACAAGCTGGCCCGGCTCGAAACCGTCAATGCCAACGTCCGGGTCAAGCAGCAGCGACGGGACCTCGAAGCCTCGGCTGCGGAGCATCGAGCCAGGTCGAAGGAGTTCACTGATCGGATCAAGGCCCTCGAGCAGGAGAAGGCCGACGCGCTGGCAGCAGCCAACATGCCCATAGCGGACCTCGGCTTCGACGCCGAGGGCGTCACCTACAAGGGCGTCCCATTTAGCCAGGCATCGGGCGCGGAGAAGCTGCGCGTATCGCTTGCCATCGCCATGGCCATGAATCCCACCCTGCGCGTCATCCGCATAAAGGACGCCAACGACCTCGATTCCACGAACTGGCAACTGATCAAAGACATGGTCAGCGAGAAGGACTTCCAGTGCTGGTGCGAGGTTGTAGATGAGACCGGCAAGCTGGGCGTTTGTATCGAGGACGGGGCGGTATCGAAACAACTCAACGAACTGGAGGCGAAATGA
- a CDS encoding YopX family protein — translation MTPLSYRIWSADFYPGEAKFIYSGSTPMMLSGFFRDTARIHTICQMPYEQFTGLHDAKNVAIFEGDIVRVKCAHGYKEGKKITGLVVYNEDHVHFEVRYDIQERSHGVEYLDQFYQVIGNVHENPELLEMR, via the coding sequence ATGACTCCTCTGAGTTACCGCATCTGGTCAGCAGACTTCTATCCCGGCGAGGCCAAGTTCATCTATAGCGGCAGCACCCCGATGATGTTGTCTGGTTTTTTCAGAGACACGGCCCGCATTCACACTATCTGCCAGATGCCGTATGAGCAGTTCACCGGGCTCCATGACGCCAAGAATGTAGCGATATTCGAGGGCGACATCGTTCGCGTTAAATGCGCACACGGCTACAAGGAGGGCAAGAAGATCACAGGCCTTGTGGTCTATAACGAGGACCACGTGCACTTCGAGGTCCGCTATGACATCCAGGAGCGATCTCACGGCGTTGAATACCTCGACCAGTTCTACCAGGTCATCGGGAATGTCCACGAAAATCCCGAACTGCTGGAAATGCGATGA
- a CDS encoding phage Gp37/Gp68 family protein — MTKIEWCDETINPLGWGCYGPEGTAAHPKPCSYCYARRVARGPWAAQRGCPDCQAFRPHWHPEMLEKPLGWKKPRHIFVQSMGDLFHPETPTEHIEAVLEVAEHCPQHTFIFLTKCPESYQLFRFPENSLIGATATDQDSWERAILGLAHHSLSVACDLRPSFGRYFISAEPLLGQIKPNAISGLSWLIIGADSNRGAALPDVPWGNDLVEAAEKVGVPVFVKNNWPWPRFAERPYHFDWPQQFPKEVTSG; from the coding sequence TTGACCAAAATCGAGTGGTGCGACGAAACGATCAACCCCCTCGGCTGGGGCTGCTACGGCCCTGAAGGCACCGCTGCGCATCCGAAGCCATGTTCCTACTGCTATGCCCGGCGCGTCGCACGCGGCCCCTGGGCGGCTCAGCGGGGTTGTCCTGACTGCCAGGCATTCCGCCCCCACTGGCATCCGGAGATGCTAGAGAAGCCGCTGGGATGGAAGAAGCCTCGCCATATCTTCGTGCAGAGCATGGGGGACCTGTTTCATCCTGAGACGCCGACTGAACACATTGAGGCCGTCCTGGAGGTCGCGGAGCACTGTCCTCAACACACATTCATATTCCTGACAAAATGTCCGGAGAGTTATCAGCTCTTCCGATTCCCTGAGAACTCCTTAATCGGGGCAACGGCAACCGACCAGGATTCATGGGAGCGTGCCATCCTCGGTCTGGCACATCACAGTCTCTCCGTTGCGTGCGATCTGCGTCCTTCGTTCGGCAGGTATTTCATCAGCGCCGAGCCCTTGCTCGGGCAAATAAAGCCGAATGCAATATCGGGGCTCAGTTGGCTCATAATCGGCGCTGATTCCAACCGTGGGGCTGCTCTACCTGACGTTCCTTGGGGCAATGACCTGGTAGAAGCAGCAGAAAAGGTCGGAGTGCCCGTATTCGTGAAAAACAACTGGCCCTGGCCTCGTTTTGCCGAGCGCCCGTATCACTTCGATTGGCCGCAACAATTCCCCAAGGAGGTGACCAGTGGCTAA
- a CDS encoding YdaU family protein produces MAKNRRPSFQFYPGDWLGSKKIALMKPEHEGGYIRLMSYMWDDPDCSLPDDDEQLAILSRLDPERYPGAISVVKKCFKKHPKKIHFLTHERLLLERKKQNAWRKKCKKGGKNSAKTRWGSGNNGDKKEGKGSYETVTTKLKGKGNTSSSFSSSLITPPTPRTAGGVDEHEILNPRARGDSPRQRAQKITEEEAAIREAEEECQQRRAECRQFERDAWTEIEKAEQDERERIERQERWPELYPEISELDFDAFHHREDPVAGEIPCDGEFEVYDLSPAAMNLMRSVYLRCQLCGHQITAENPRGPDLRMQDAWRMNKSVEELLDERAAELRAPETPCVSGESNTPCAERSEM; encoded by the coding sequence GTGGCTAAAAACCGCCGGCCCAGTTTCCAGTTCTATCCCGGTGACTGGCTGGGCTCCAAAAAAATCGCCTTGATGAAACCAGAGCACGAGGGTGGTTACATCAGACTCATGTCCTACATGTGGGATGATCCTGACTGCTCACTGCCGGACGATGATGAGCAGCTGGCGATACTTTCTCGGCTCGATCCTGAACGTTATCCGGGCGCGATAAGTGTAGTTAAAAAATGTTTCAAAAAACATCCAAAAAAAATTCACTTTTTAACTCATGAAAGATTGTTGCTTGAAAGAAAAAAGCAAAACGCGTGGAGGAAAAAATGCAAAAAGGGAGGTAAAAACTCGGCTAAAACCCGCTGGGGAAGCGGGAATAATGGCGATAAAAAAGAGGGTAAGGGTAGTTACGAAACAGTTACAACTAAATTGAAAGGTAAGGGTAACACTTCTTCTTCTTTTTCTTCTTCTTTAATAACCCCCCCTACCCCCCGCACAGCGGGGGGAGTTGATGAGCATGAAATTTTAAACCCAAGAGCCCGAGGCGACAGCCCACGTCAACGCGCCCAGAAGATTACTGAGGAGGAAGCAGCGATCAGGGAGGCGGAGGAAGAGTGTCAACAGAGAAGAGCCGAATGCCGGCAATTCGAACGCGATGCCTGGACCGAGATCGAGAAAGCCGAGCAGGATGAGCGTGAACGCATCGAAAGGCAGGAGCGCTGGCCCGAGCTCTACCCAGAAATCTCCGAGCTGGACTTCGACGCCTTCCATCACCGCGAGGATCCTGTAGCGGGAGAGATTCCTTGTGATGGAGAGTTTGAGGTTTACGACCTCTCGCCGGCAGCAATGAACCTGATGCGCAGTGTCTATCTGCGCTGCCAGCTTTGCGGCCACCAGATTACCGCTGAAAACCCCCGCGGGCCTGACCTGAGAATGCAGGACGCTTGGCGGATGAACAAGTCCGTGGAGGAGCTGCTGGATGAAAGAGCAGCGGAGTTGAGGGCTCCTGAAACCCCTTGCGTTAGTGGCGAATCCAATACCCCATGCGCTGAAAGGAGCGAGATGTGA
- a CDS encoding HNH endonuclease, which produces MGDWLNAEEDHHVGGYVLVYAPDHPNAGSCGYIFEHRLVMSAMLGRALLPGEVVHHKNGDRGDNLPSNLKLMEGGEHVSFHRHEEFNAGFQHFVGAAEHSFPRPFEETWEEPLEVALSG; this is translated from the coding sequence TTGGGAGACTGGCTTAATGCGGAAGAAGATCATCACGTCGGCGGTTACGTCCTGGTCTACGCACCCGATCATCCCAACGCAGGTAGTTGTGGCTACATCTTTGAGCACCGCTTGGTCATGTCTGCCATGCTTGGCCGGGCTCTCCTGCCCGGCGAGGTCGTTCATCACAAAAATGGCGACAGAGGCGATAATCTGCCTTCAAATCTTAAACTGATGGAGGGCGGAGAACACGTCTCTTTCCATCGCCACGAGGAGTTCAATGCTGGCTTCCAGCATTTTGTTGGCGCTGCAGAGCATTCTTTCCCTCGGCCCTTTGAGGAGACATGGGAAGAACCACTTGAGGTGGCTCTAAGCGGGTGA
- a CDS encoding site-specific DNA-methyltransferase, with translation MPETLTIPDIHCSYDDLVDLVALVPHPRNPNTHPTKQIELLAKIIASQGWRAPITVSKRSGFIIRGHGRLMAAQKLGLDQAPVDYQDYATEAEEWADLVADNRIAELAKIDEDELAKLMAELSDGDLDMELTGFGEKELDRILAAATPVDIHDDGFDAEAEAEKITEPVTQPGDIWLLGEHRLMCGDSTSAANVQVLMDGQRAALFSTDPPYLVDYNGTNHPQKWNESEKNRAKKNKDWNESYQDWDNSQQGEGLYEGFISVAIAHAIIENAAWYCWHASRNQAMLEAVWKKYGAFMHQQIIWAKDRAVLTRCWYLWQHEPCLFGWVKGKKPDRLASDHPSTVWNFPTIAPGTATEHPTSKPVELFAIPILQHTSPGDICYEPFSGSGTQFIAAEQADRICYGMERSPIFCDVVVKRWEQLTGRSAHAVHSEK, from the coding sequence ATGCCTGAGACGCTCACAATTCCCGATATCCACTGTTCATACGATGACCTGGTCGATCTGGTGGCGCTGGTTCCGCATCCGCGCAATCCGAACACGCACCCGACCAAGCAAATAGAGCTTCTGGCCAAGATAATCGCCAGCCAAGGCTGGCGTGCGCCGATCACCGTCTCGAAGCGCAGCGGCTTCATCATCCGCGGGCATGGCCGGCTGATGGCGGCCCAGAAGCTGGGTCTGGATCAGGCGCCGGTCGACTACCAGGATTATGCGACCGAGGCTGAGGAGTGGGCCGATCTCGTCGCCGACAACCGCATCGCCGAGCTCGCCAAGATCGATGAAGACGAGCTGGCAAAGCTGATGGCCGAGCTATCCGACGGCGACCTGGACATGGAGCTCACCGGCTTCGGCGAGAAGGAACTTGACCGCATATTGGCGGCCGCTACTCCCGTTGACATTCACGACGACGGTTTCGACGCTGAGGCAGAGGCCGAGAAGATTACTGAGCCGGTTACTCAGCCCGGCGACATTTGGCTATTGGGAGAACACCGGCTGATGTGCGGCGACAGCACCAGTGCCGCCAACGTGCAAGTGCTCATGGACGGTCAGCGTGCCGCGCTCTTCTCAACAGACCCGCCTTACCTGGTCGATTACAACGGCACGAACCACCCCCAGAAGTGGAACGAGTCGGAGAAAAACCGGGCCAAGAAGAACAAGGATTGGAACGAAAGCTATCAGGACTGGGACAACTCCCAGCAGGGAGAAGGCCTTTACGAGGGCTTCATTTCCGTGGCCATTGCTCACGCCATCATCGAGAACGCCGCCTGGTATTGCTGGCACGCATCGAGGAATCAGGCCATGCTCGAGGCCGTCTGGAAAAAGTATGGCGCCTTCATGCATCAGCAGATCATCTGGGCCAAGGATCGGGCCGTGCTTACGCGCTGCTGGTACCTGTGGCAGCACGAGCCGTGCCTATTCGGGTGGGTAAAGGGCAAGAAGCCCGATCGCCTGGCATCTGATCATCCATCGACGGTCTGGAACTTCCCAACCATCGCGCCTGGTACTGCGACCGAGCATCCAACCTCGAAGCCTGTTGAGCTCTTCGCTATCCCAATCCTTCAACACACAAGCCCTGGAGATATTTGCTACGAGCCCTTCTCCGGGAGTGGCACGCAATTCATAGCTGCCGAACAAGCAGACCGGATCTGCTACGGCATGGAACGAAGCCCGATCTTCTGTGACGTGGTTGTGAAACGCTGGGAGCAGCTGACTGGTCGAAGCGCTCATGCAGTGCACAGCGAAAAGTAA